The following proteins come from a genomic window of Takifugu rubripes chromosome 11, fTakRub1.2, whole genome shotgun sequence:
- the gosr1 gene encoding Golgi SNAP receptor complex member 1, whose translation MAAIGSSNYWEDMRKQARQLENELDLKLVSFSKLCTSYSSCRDGGPRDTSDTTPLLNNSTQDRMFDTMSVEIEHLLAKLTGVNDKMAEYTNAPGTASLNAALMHTLQRHRDILQDYTHEFHKTKGNFLAIREREDLLGSVRKDIESYKSGSGVNNRRTELFLKEHEHLRSSDRLMDDTISIAMATKENMTSQRGMLKSIQSRVNTLANRFPTINNLIQRINLRKRRDSLILGSVIGICTILLLLYALH comes from the exons ATGGCGGCAATAGGAAGCAGCAACTACTGGGAGG ATATGCGTAAGCAGGCCAGACAGTTGGAGAATGAACTTGACCTGAAGTTGGTTTCCTTTAGTAAACTGTGCaccagctacagcagctgcagggatgGAGGTCCAAGAGACAC GTCAGACACGACCCCACTGCTGAACAACTCTACTCAGGACAGGATGTTTGACACCATGTCAGTGGAGATTGAACATTTGTTGGCCAAA tTGACAGGAGTAAATGACAAGATGGCAGAATACACCAATGCTCCTGGCACAGCTTCTCTAAATGCGGCTCTCATGCACACCTTACAAAGACACAGAGACATCCtacag GATTACACACATGAGTTCCACAAAACCAAAGGAAACTTTTTGGCAATTCGAGAAAGGGAAGATTTGCTTGGGTCTGTCAGGAAAGATATTGA gTCATACAAGAGTGGCTCGGGGGTCAACAACAGAAGGACAGAACTGTTCCTAAAGGAACACGAACATCTGAGAAG CTCGGACCGGCTGATGGATGACACAATAAG CATTGCAATGGCAACCAAGGAGAACATGACATCCCAGCGGGGCATGCTCAAGTCCATTCAGAGCAGAGTCAACACTCTTGCTA ACCGGTTCCCCACCATCAACAATCTCATCCAGCGAATCAACCTGCGTAAAAGACGGGACTCTCTCATCCTCGGCTCTGTCATTGGCATCTGCACCATCCTCCTGCTTCTCTACGCTTTGCACTGA
- the trarg1a gene encoding trafficking regulator of GLUT4 1, translated as MAINTDTDFLKSNLGEAGGGAPPAESQETEKLLALTSEPGGNGMKMSASFTVNVDGNKGLEVDQNGHGVGVRSGSVGQLSAVAPLSPSKASLSRSSTGNAAVQESPKPKDYLILVIMSCLCPVWPVSIVALVYSIMSRNSLQVGDIDGARRLGRLARLLSIVSIILGVVIIIVYISVSVS; from the exons ATGGCCATCAACACGGACACCGACTTCCTCAAGTCCAACCTgggtgaagctggaggaggagcaccaCCCGCGGAGTCCCAGGAGACGGAGAAACTCCTGGCCTTGACCTCGGAGCCCGGGGGGAACGGGATGAAGATGTCCGCCTCCTTCACCGTCAACGTGGACGGCAACAAGGGCCTGGAGGTTGACCAGAACGGCCACGGAGTGGGAGTGAGGTCAGGCTCTGTTGGGCAGCTGTCAGCCGTCGCCCCGCTGTCCCCGTCCAAGGCGAGCCTGAGCCGTTCCTCCACTGGGAACGCGGCCGTGCAGGAGAGCCCGAAGCCCAAGGATTACCTCATCCTGGTCATCATGTCGTGTCTCTGCCCCGTCTGGCCTGTCAGCATCGTGGCACTTGTGTACTCCATCATG tCCAGGAACAGCCTGCAGGTTGGGGATATCGACGGAGCCCGGAGGCTGGGGCGACTGGCTCGCCTGCTCAGCATCGTCTCCATTATCCTGGGCGTGGTCATTATTATCGTCTACATCTCCGTTTCAG TGAGTTAA
- the aipl1 gene encoding aryl-hydrocarbon-interacting protein-like 1 isoform X2 — translation MSNIKDTMLLGSEGIKKTILHGGTGDIPKFITGAKVTFHFRTQLCDDERTVIDDSKVVGTPMEVVIGNMFKLDIWETLLSSMRISEVAEFWCDTVHTGVYPLVSKSMRRIAEGKDPVDWHIHTCGMANMFAYHSLGYDDLDELMKEPKPLYFVLELLRVQQPSEYNRETWALNDEERLKVVPVLHGQGNKLFKEGEYEKATQKYKEAIICLKNVQTKEKAWDVPWLKLEKMANTLTLNYCQCLLRMEEYYEVIEHTSDIINQHPGMMKAYYLRGKAHMEVWNEAEARQDFSRVLDLNPTMKKAVKKELAVLNMRMEEKNLEDKKKYKGMF, via the exons atgtCAAACATAAAGGATACAATGTTACTGGGCTCAGAGGGAATCAAGAAAACAATCCTACATGGAGGAACTGGAGACATTCCAAAATTTATCACTGGAGCAAAG GTGACCTTCCACTTTCGCACCCAGCTGTGTGACGATGAACGGACAGTGATAGATGACAGCAAAGTGGTGGGAACTCCAATGGAAGTAGTCATTGGGAACATGTTTAAATTAGACATCTGGGAGACCCTTTTGTCTTCCATGAGGATCAGTGAGGTGGCTGAGTTCTGGTGCGACACTGTT CACACTGGGGTTTACCCACTTGTGTCTAAGAGTATGCGGCGCATTGCAGAGGGAAAAGACCCCGTCGACTGGCACATCCACACCTGCGGCATGGCCAACATGTTTGCCTACCACAGTCTCGGCTACGATGACCTGGACGAGCTGATGAAGGAACCTAAACCTCTTTACTTTGtcctggagttgctcagg gtGCAGCAGCCCAGTGAGTATAACCGGGAGACTTGGGCATTGAACGACGAGGAGAGGCTGAAGGTGGTTCCTGTGCTGCACGGCCAGGGCAACAAGCTCTTTAAAGAGGGCGAGTATGAAAAAGCCACACAAAAGTACAAGGAAGCCATCATCTGTCTCAAGAATGTTCAGACAAAG GAAAAggcctgggatgtcccctggctAAAGCTGGAGAAAATGGCCAACACTCTGACACTTAACTACTGCCAATGTCTGCTGCGAATGGAGGAGTACTACGAGGTTATTGAACACACCAGTGACATTATCAACCAGCACCCAG GCATGATGAAGGCATACTACCTGCGAGGGAAGGCCCACATGGAAGTGTGGAATGAAGCTGAGGCTCGGCAGGACTTCAGCAGGGTTCTGGATCTAAATCCGACCATGAAGAAGGCTGTCAAGAAGGAACTGGCTGTGCTTAATATGCGTATGGAGGAGAAGAACCTGGAGGACAAAAAGAAGTACAAGGGCATGTTCTGA
- the aipl1 gene encoding aryl-hydrocarbon-interacting protein-like 1 isoform X1 — protein sequence MEELETFQNLSLEQSHTSFTALLPEEGLRSGANAAGCQQRIMETVTFHFRTQLCDDERTVIDDSKVVGTPMEVVIGNMFKLDIWETLLSSMRISEVAEFWCDTVHTGVYPLVSKSMRRIAEGKDPVDWHIHTCGMANMFAYHSLGYDDLDELMKEPKPLYFVLELLRVQQPSEYNRETWALNDEERLKVVPVLHGQGNKLFKEGEYEKATQKYKEAIICLKNVQTKEKAWDVPWLKLEKMANTLTLNYCQCLLRMEEYYEVIEHTSDIINQHPGMMKAYYLRGKAHMEVWNEAEARQDFSRVLDLNPTMKKAVKKELAVLNMRMEEKNLEDKKKYKGMF from the exons ATGGAGGAACTGGAGACATTCCAAAATTTATCACTGGAGCAAAG TCATACCAGTTTTACAGCTCTGTTACCAGAGGAAGGACTCAGATCTGGAGCCAATGCTGCAGGCTGCCAGCAGAGGATTATGGAGACT GTGACCTTCCACTTTCGCACCCAGCTGTGTGACGATGAACGGACAGTGATAGATGACAGCAAAGTGGTGGGAACTCCAATGGAAGTAGTCATTGGGAACATGTTTAAATTAGACATCTGGGAGACCCTTTTGTCTTCCATGAGGATCAGTGAGGTGGCTGAGTTCTGGTGCGACACTGTT CACACTGGGGTTTACCCACTTGTGTCTAAGAGTATGCGGCGCATTGCAGAGGGAAAAGACCCCGTCGACTGGCACATCCACACCTGCGGCATGGCCAACATGTTTGCCTACCACAGTCTCGGCTACGATGACCTGGACGAGCTGATGAAGGAACCTAAACCTCTTTACTTTGtcctggagttgctcagg gtGCAGCAGCCCAGTGAGTATAACCGGGAGACTTGGGCATTGAACGACGAGGAGAGGCTGAAGGTGGTTCCTGTGCTGCACGGCCAGGGCAACAAGCTCTTTAAAGAGGGCGAGTATGAAAAAGCCACACAAAAGTACAAGGAAGCCATCATCTGTCTCAAGAATGTTCAGACAAAG GAAAAggcctgggatgtcccctggctAAAGCTGGAGAAAATGGCCAACACTCTGACACTTAACTACTGCCAATGTCTGCTGCGAATGGAGGAGTACTACGAGGTTATTGAACACACCAGTGACATTATCAACCAGCACCCAG GCATGATGAAGGCATACTACCTGCGAGGGAAGGCCCACATGGAAGTGTGGAATGAAGCTGAGGCTCGGCAGGACTTCAGCAGGGTTCTGGATCTAAATCCGACCATGAAGAAGGCTGTCAAGAAGGAACTGGCTGTGCTTAATATGCGTATGGAGGAGAAGAACCTGGAGGACAAAAAGAAGTACAAGGGCATGTTCTGA